From Halostagnicola kamekurae, the proteins below share one genomic window:
- a CDS encoding VOC family protein has product MKDSPNSETLPQETRIGRTALRVNDRDEVTEFYRTVVGLGVLDESETRSVLGVADTPLLVLEADPDAAERRRSGAGLYHTAFRVPSRAALGDALARIRENSRLTGASDHWVSEALYLTDPEGNGIEIYRDLPREEWPRSDDDSVRIGTEPLALDTIEAAGTGAARTPPGTDIGHIHLEVTSLDAFRDFYVETLEFDVQTTVPAAAFVSAGGYHHHIGANTWQQRTAPVDGRGLSWFEVIIPEREALTAVRSRLEERGIPVTETDGDLVVHDPDEIEIRIRVDSA; this is encoded by the coding sequence ATGAAGGACTCACCGAATTCGGAGACACTCCCCCAGGAGACGCGTATCGGACGAACGGCGTTGCGCGTCAACGACCGCGACGAGGTGACCGAGTTCTATCGAACCGTAGTCGGCCTCGGCGTGCTCGACGAATCTGAGACACGTTCGGTTCTCGGCGTCGCGGACACACCGCTGCTCGTCTTGGAAGCGGACCCAGACGCGGCCGAGCGCCGGCGATCGGGCGCCGGACTCTACCACACGGCCTTCAGAGTTCCCTCGCGGGCGGCACTCGGCGACGCGCTGGCCCGGATCCGGGAGAACTCCCGGCTCACCGGCGCATCCGATCACTGGGTCAGCGAAGCGCTGTACCTGACCGACCCGGAGGGGAACGGGATCGAGATCTATCGCGACCTCCCGCGCGAGGAGTGGCCTCGCAGCGACGACGACAGCGTTCGGATCGGCACCGAACCGCTCGCTCTCGATACTATCGAAGCCGCTGGCACAGGTGCCGCCCGGACACCTCCTGGGACGGATATCGGTCACATCCATCTCGAGGTCACGTCGCTCGACGCCTTTAGAGACTTCTACGTGGAGACGCTGGAATTCGACGTACAAACGACCGTCCCCGCCGCTGCCTTCGTGTCTGCAGGGGGATATCACCACCACATCGGCGCGAACACCTGGCAACAACGAACGGCGCCCGTCGATGGCCGCGGGCTGTCGTGGTTCGAGGTGATAATTCCGGAGCGGGAGGCGCTCACCGCCGTTCGATCGCGATTAGAAGAACGTGGAATACCGGTGACCGAGACGGATGGCGATCTCGTGGTTCACGACCCCGACGAAATCGAGATTCGCATTCGAGTCGATTCGGCGTAA
- the katG gene encoding catalase/peroxidase HPI translates to MTWSNQEWWPDLLRLDVLDDNTAETNPYGEDFDYDEEFEQLDLDEVKSDIEDVMTDSQDWWPADYGHYGPFFIRMAWHSAGTYRTADGRAGASGGLQRLPPESSWPDNVNLDKARRLLQPVKKKYGKKLSWGDLIVLAGNVALESMGFETYGFAGGREDAFKSNEAVEWGPETEWETTSPERFEGDAEVGALKNPLANTVMGLIYVNPEGPYGEPDVEGSAKNIREEFSRMAMDDDETVALIAGGHTFGKVHGADEPEEHLGPEPEAAPIEEQGLGWDHDFEEKPGMITSGIEGPWNDTPTQWDMGYIDNLLEHDWTSVKGPGGAWQWRPVGDDVDYAPGAQDSSETEEPMMLTTDVALKHDDDYREILERFQENPDEFQEAFSRAWYKLLHRDMGPPERYLGPEVPNETFTWQDPVPDAEYELVGDEEIAELKEELLSSELTRSQLVKTAWAAASTYRDSDKRGGANGARIRLEPQRSWDVNEPDELETVLETLQAIKEDFNGSRADDVRISLADLIVLGGNAAVEEAAAAAGYDVTVPFEPGRTDATQEQTDVESFEVLEPKVDAFRNYLGGESDDLYDYPEERMIDKAELLNLSVPELTVLVGGMRTLGATYRDTSRGVFTDEPGTLTNDFFVNLLDMGYEWEPVDEDREIFEVCDRETGDLEWEATRLDLIFGSNARLRATADAYFADDAEEQFVEDFVDAWHKVMSLDRFDLE, encoded by the coding sequence ATGACGTGGTCCAATCAGGAGTGGTGGCCAGATCTGTTACGACTGGACGTCCTCGACGACAACACTGCGGAGACGAATCCGTACGGTGAGGACTTCGACTACGACGAGGAGTTCGAGCAACTCGACCTCGACGAAGTAAAGTCGGACATCGAGGACGTGATGACGGACTCTCAGGACTGGTGGCCGGCCGACTACGGCCACTACGGGCCGTTTTTCATCCGGATGGCCTGGCACAGCGCCGGGACGTACCGGACCGCCGACGGTCGCGCCGGGGCCTCGGGCGGCCTCCAGCGCCTCCCGCCGGAGAGCAGTTGGCCGGACAACGTGAACCTCGACAAGGCGCGCCGGCTGCTCCAGCCGGTCAAAAAGAAGTACGGCAAGAAGCTCTCGTGGGGCGACCTGATCGTGCTCGCGGGGAACGTCGCACTCGAGTCGATGGGCTTCGAGACGTACGGCTTCGCCGGCGGGCGCGAGGACGCGTTCAAGTCAAACGAGGCCGTCGAGTGGGGGCCCGAGACCGAGTGGGAGACGACCTCTCCCGAGCGCTTCGAGGGTGACGCGGAGGTCGGTGCGCTCAAGAACCCGCTGGCGAACACCGTGATGGGGCTCATCTACGTCAACCCTGAGGGTCCCTACGGCGAACCGGACGTCGAGGGATCCGCGAAGAACATCCGCGAGGAGTTCAGCCGAATGGCGATGGACGACGACGAGACCGTCGCGCTCATCGCCGGCGGTCACACGTTCGGAAAGGTCCACGGCGCGGACGAGCCCGAAGAGCACCTCGGACCGGAACCCGAGGCCGCACCGATCGAAGAACAGGGCCTCGGCTGGGATCACGACTTCGAGGAGAAACCGGGGATGATCACCAGCGGCATCGAAGGCCCCTGGAACGACACGCCGACCCAGTGGGACATGGGGTACATCGACAACCTGTTAGAGCACGACTGGACGTCCGTCAAGGGACCCGGCGGTGCCTGGCAGTGGCGGCCGGTCGGCGACGACGTCGACTACGCGCCCGGTGCGCAAGACTCCTCGGAGACCGAAGAGCCGATGATGCTGACGACGGACGTCGCCCTGAAGCACGACGACGACTATCGAGAGATCCTAGAGCGGTTCCAGGAGAACCCCGACGAGTTCCAGGAAGCGTTTTCGCGGGCGTGGTACAAGCTCCTCCACCGCGACATGGGCCCACCCGAGCGGTACCTCGGCCCGGAAGTCCCCAACGAGACGTTCACCTGGCAAGACCCCGTTCCGGACGCCGAGTACGAGCTCGTCGGCGACGAAGAGATCGCGGAACTCAAAGAGGAACTCCTCTCCTCGGAGCTCACGCGCTCCCAGCTGGTCAAAACCGCGTGGGCGGCGGCGTCGACGTACCGCGACAGCGACAAGCGCGGCGGCGCGAACGGTGCGCGCATCCGGCTCGAACCACAGCGAAGCTGGGACGTAAACGAGCCCGACGAACTCGAGACGGTGCTCGAGACCCTCCAGGCAATCAAGGAGGACTTCAACGGCTCTCGAGCCGACGACGTGCGGATCTCGCTTGCGGACCTCATCGTGCTCGGCGGGAATGCGGCCGTCGAGGAGGCCGCGGCCGCCGCCGGCTACGACGTGACAGTGCCGTTCGAACCCGGCCGGACGGACGCGACCCAGGAGCAGACCGACGTCGAGTCGTTCGAGGTGCTCGAACCGAAGGTCGACGCGTTCCGGAACTACCTCGGCGGCGAGTCCGACGACCTCTACGACTATCCCGAAGAGCGGATGATCGACAAGGCGGAGTTACTCAACCTGTCCGTTCCGGAACTGACGGTGCTCGTCGGCGGGATGCGCACGCTCGGTGCGACCTACCGGGACACCTCTCGCGGCGTCTTCACGGACGAGCCGGGCACGCTAACGAACGACTTCTTCGTGAACCTCCTCGATATGGGCTACGAGTGGGAGCCCGTCGACGAGGATCGTGAAATATTCGAAGTCTGCGACCGCGAGACGGGCGACCTCGAGTGGGAAGCCACGCGCCTCGACCTGATCTTCGGCTCGAACGCCCGTCTTCGAGCCACCGCAGACGCTTATTTCGCCGACGACGCCGAGGAGCAGTTCGTCGAGGACTTCGTCGACGCGTGGCACAAAGTGATGTCCCTCGATCGATTCGACCTCGAGTAA
- a CDS encoding AI-2E family transporter produces the protein MNISKGFLLALITSLLVLSGLLIQPFLQYVLGAVLLAFVLYPVQIRLEAYVSPMVAAISLVVLAVAGFLTPFVVVLMTVADNVERIREDLDADALEIELIESRLENVTGQEIDIASELVGLGQRIGTTVIERSTETVGAITFHLIGIALAVFLVYYLLKDGTELLEWFHRTVPLPMDIQRDLRSEIDDVMWGVLFGHVFVAVVQGTVAGIGLAATGVPNAAFWTAVMIVFAMVPLVGAIPIWGGAVVYLFLTNEPLLAVGLFVYSVIVVGVTDDYLRPFAVERYANLNPAVILLGILGGAYAFGVMGLFFGPVVLGALKATLRVGLDNWTRLEETDVAN, from the coding sequence ATGAACATCAGCAAGGGTTTTCTCCTCGCTCTCATCACGTCCCTCCTCGTGCTGTCGGGATTACTGATTCAGCCGTTTCTCCAATACGTTCTCGGTGCCGTCCTCCTCGCGTTCGTCCTCTATCCGGTACAGATCCGCCTCGAAGCGTACGTTTCGCCGATGGTAGCCGCGATCTCCCTCGTCGTCCTGGCAGTTGCGGGATTCCTCACGCCGTTCGTCGTCGTTCTCATGACTGTTGCCGATAACGTCGAGCGAATCCGTGAGGATCTCGACGCTGACGCGCTGGAGATCGAACTGATCGAATCCCGACTCGAGAACGTTACCGGTCAGGAAATCGATATCGCTTCCGAACTCGTCGGCCTCGGACAGAGAATCGGAACGACGGTGATAGAACGGTCGACCGAAACGGTGGGTGCGATCACATTTCACCTCATCGGGATCGCACTGGCGGTCTTTCTCGTCTACTATCTCCTCAAAGACGGCACCGAACTGCTCGAGTGGTTTCACCGAACGGTTCCGCTTCCGATGGACATCCAGCGCGACCTTCGTAGCGAAATCGACGACGTGATGTGGGGCGTTCTCTTCGGGCACGTCTTCGTCGCCGTCGTCCAGGGGACCGTCGCCGGAATCGGGCTCGCTGCAACCGGCGTCCCGAATGCGGCGTTCTGGACCGCGGTTATGATCGTTTTCGCTATGGTTCCGCTCGTCGGCGCGATTCCGATCTGGGGCGGGGCGGTAGTGTATCTGTTCCTCACCAACGAACCGCTGCTCGCCGTCGGGCTGTTCGTCTACAGCGTTATCGTCGTCGGGGTTACCGACGACTATCTCCGCCCGTTTGCCGTCGAGAGGTACGCGAACCTCAATCCCGCCGTCATCCTCCTCGGTATCCTGGGTGGGGCCTACGCGTTCGGGGTCATGGGGCTTTTCTTCGGCCCCGTCGTCCTCGGCGCGCTCAAAGCCACCCTCCGAGTCGGCCTGGATAACTGGACCCGGCTCGAAGAGACCGACGTTGCTAACTAA